TTACTCCTTCGGAATATCTTGTGATAAGTAAAGAAACGGTTATAACTGAATTACACAACATTACATCCCGATTGCTGATAAGGTCATTACCGACACTTAGCAACAGCGGCGATGACGTGCTTGTTTCCGATTTATACGGCAGAACAATCGATAGTGTAAAGTACCTTCCGTCGTGGGGCGGAAATTCCGGAGGAAGATCGCTGGAAAGAAAATCCGCTGACACAATTGCTCTGAATCAGAGTAACTGGGGATCGTCGACGAGTATAAAAAGATCTACTCCTGGGAGGGTCAACTCAATTTCGGAAAAGGAATTTGATCTGGAAATCTATTCTGTTATTACAGTGAATCAATTTGCCGAAATCGGCAAGGATTTTAATTTTACCGTTTGGATAAAGAATTCCGGAAATGCGGGTGCGGTAAATTTCAATCTCATATTATTCCGCGATAAGAATTTCAACCGGATCGGAGAAGCTGACGAATTGATCTCTTCCACATCGATTGAATCTCTTGAATCAGACCACTCAAAATCCATTCAATTAATTTGTAATGACTTCGAAACAGGTTCGAATCAGTTTATAGTTTTTCTTGATTATCCTGTAGATCAGTTTACGGAGAATAATTCATTCGTCTTCAATATTAATGGCGTTGAGTTAAATGAGGTGAGGGGAGATATTGTTATAAACGAAATTATGTACGCACCTCATTCCCCTGAGCCGGAATGGATCGAGATTTTTAACAGAAGCAGCAAAATTATTAACCTGAAAAATTACATTATCGGCGATAACTCCTCTTACATAACTATAACCGATTATGATTTTATGCTTCAGCCGGAAGAATATGCGGTTGTTTCGAAAGACAGCGTTATTTTCTCGATATACGGGAATTCGGGCAAAATAATAACCGCAGTTATTCCTTCGCTTAATGACGGCGGTGATCGGATAGTTCTTCTGGATTCTCTGGGAAGAATTATAGATTCAACTTACTACAGTCCTGTGTGGGGAGGGAGCTCGGGCAGGTCTCTCGAAAGAATTGCAGCGGAAAAATCGTCTACAGATTCTACTAACTGGAAGACAACAAAAGCGGAGAGAGGAACTCCGGGTAGAATTAATTCAATATCCAAAAAAAATTACGATATAGCGTTAATGTCAGAAAGTATTAATCCGGCCAAACCTGTTATCGGTCAGGAAGTAAGAATTAATATTCACTTCCGCAATCCGGGTAAAAACCCGGCCCGGTTTATTTGCAGGTTTTACGAAAAATTAAATAACGGAATCAAGTTGTTATTAAAAGAAGAATATATTGAAGTGCCAAGTATTGAAGATACCGGTTTTTATTTTTCTCAAATGGAATTCATTATAGAATCGCTAACAGCAAAAAGAACATTTGAATACTTTGCCGATTACAAATTGGATGAAGATACAACAAACAACCGGTATCAATTTTCCGTTATTCCCGGCTATCCAAAGAATTCGGTTGTATTGAATGAAATAATGTACAATCCTGTTAACGGTGAGCCGGAATGGATAGAGCTGTTCAACAGATCCTCCTATGATATTGATCTGGAAGGATGGTCCGTTTCAGATTTCCTGACAACACCCTTAAAAACGAAGCTTCAATCAGGCGGAATAACAGTTCCCGCCGGAACATTTTTAGTTATTTCCAAAGATTCGGTAATTAACAATTTCCATCGTTCAATTCCTTCACAGCTGCTTATCAACACATTTGCTAATCTTAATAACGATGCCGACGCGGTTATAATAAGAGATGCTAATGAAGAGACCATCGATTCTGTCAGATACGACAAATCCTGGGGCGGAGAAAACGGTAAATCCTTAGAGAGAATCAGCATAACCGGGACCTCCGGCGAACGACTCAACTGGGGTTCCTCTACAGACATTGAACTTAGCACACCGGGAAGAATCAACGGACTCGCTCCCAAAGACTATGATCTAACCATATCGGGAATTTCCATTGTACCTCTTTATGCTTCGTTTGATGAAGATGTCAGCATTGCCGCAAATGTTTTTAATAACGGCACAAAATCCGCAGATCATTTTACTGTTCAGTTCTATTTTATTACGGGTAACGACACATCATTTTATTGTAATGGAAGCGGTTCCAATTTATCCGCAAAAGATTCCGTACTTATATTATCATCAAACCGGATTAAGCTTGATAATCCCCGCCGCGTCTATTGCAAAATAATTTTTGAGAAGGATTTAGATAATCATAATAATTTTTATGTAGCGGATGTAAATTCCGGTTATGGGAGAAACACTGTTCTAATAAATGAAATTATGTATACTCCGCTTGCAGGCGAACCGGAGTGGATTGAGATTGTTAATTGCTCGTCAGAACCGGTGAATCTGAAGGGCTGGAAAATATCGGACCTGCTGCCTCTGCCAATTCCGGTCCTTATATCTTCGCAGGATGTTATTCTGAATCCCGGGAGCTATGCGGTTATAACAACAGATACTGCCAGCTTCATGTTTTATCCGCCGGAGAATTTTCTGCAGGTGAAATTCGGCTCTCTCGGTAACACATCCGAAGGGATACTAATTAATGATTTCCGCGGTGCGATAATTGATAGCATACTTTACAGTTCTAAATGGGGAGGAGCTAAAGGATTTTCGATTGAGAGAAGAGCATTCAACAAATCAGGCAGCGACAGCACAAACTGGATGACTTCAATCAACCGGTTCGGTGCTACCCCCGGTTTCCGGAATTCAGTAACAGAAATTCCTGAACTCGCACGTGGCGCACTCGTGATTAACGAAATTATGTTCGATCCGGCTGAAGGTAATTGCGAGTTCATTGAACTGCTTAATACTACACTAGATACAGTCCAGGCGGGGGGGATGAATTTGTTGATCGGTCCGGATAAAAAAATTCCGCTTTCACAATGTTATTTAAATCTGGCCCCGGGGCGATTTCTTGTATTTGCCCGCGATTCAACAATAGAAAAAAATTACAGCTTCGCATATGAAAGCAATTTCATTATTAACAGTTCGCTAGGTTTATCCAACGATGGATCTTATTTAGTTTTGATAGACGCGCACCACAAAGTAATAGATTCCGTCAATTATAATTCCGGCTGGCATAACAGGAATATAACATCAACGAAAAACCGTTCGCTTGAAAGACTCAATCCTTATCTTGATTCAAATGACCGGTCGAACTGGAGTTCTTCAGTTGCCCCGGAGGGAGCGACTCCGGGTAAAGAAAATTCAGTTTTTGCGGAAACAATCGCTTCGGAGACAAATGTAAAATTGATTCCAAATCCATTTTCACCGGACAGCGATGGCCACGAAGATTTTACGACTATCAACTTTAACCTCTCACGTAAGCTCGCCCAGGTTCGCATTTGTGTTTACGATAGCAGAGGCAGGAAAGTCCGGACTCTAAATAATAACAATCCTGCCGGTCCGAATAATTCCCTGATTTTTGACGGGATGGATGAAAACGGGCGACCTCTTAGAATAGGAATTTATATATTGCTGATCGAAATTGTAACCGATTCGGGTGAAACAGAAAAAATTAAAACTCCCGTGGTAATAGCCAGAAAACTCTAACCAACAATAGATAATTATATGAACACAGAACAATTAATCGATCAATTTCTTAAACAGAAGAGAATTGCGGTTGCAGGAATTTCAAGGAATCCTCAGGGTGCCGTAGGAAACCTTGTATACAAAAAATTCAAGAATGCAGGATACGAAGTGTTTGCAATCAATCCGAAAGCAGACGAGATAGAAGGAGAAAAATGCTATCGGACATTGAAAGATGTCCCGGGAAAACCGGATGCAGTTTTTCTCTCAACGCATCCCGACCAGTCGTTGAATGTTGTAAAAGAGTGCGCCGGACTGGGAATTAAAAACGTATGGTTTCACCGTTCTTTCGGAAAAGGGAGCTATAATGAAGCGGCTGAAAAATTCTGCCGCGATAATGGAATTGATCCAATTATCTACGGATGCCCGATGATGTACATTGCTCCTGTAGATTTCGGGCATAAGTGCATTAGGTTCTTTATGAAGGTAGGCGGAAAGCTTAAGTAAAATTACAAACCCCGATAACCGAATAGTTATCGGGGTTTGTTGTAACGGATCATTCGTATTTTATTACATGCACATGTGTATCAGAAGCTACGTATGCAAAACCACTCTTTAGCGTAATAGCATTAGCACTTCCAGCTAGAGCAATTTCTTTAATAATCTTTGGATTCTTAACGTCAGTTATATCTACAATCATGAAATCACGGTTTCCGGCAGCAAGAAATGCGTAATATTTTTCTTCCGGGGAAGTTTTATATAAAATTTCAACATCCTCTATATAACTCGGAATAGCAAGACTGGATTGAATTTGAGGGCTCTGCAAAGCACTTCCAATGGGAGAGATAATATAAATTCCGTTTTCAGAAGCCACACAGACTCTTCCATAATTTCCCGCAACCGCCTTTAAATATCCGCTCGTCGTAAGCGAATTTTTGGGCTGTGTTGATGAGTTTATCATGTTGGTTTGTGAAATGTCGTAAAATTTTATTTTACCGTTATAATCGGCAACAACCAGCTCCCCGCCTCCGGAAATACAAACAGCATTGGAGTTTGCCGCTTCATCTATCGAAGTTTGTAAAATCGGATTATCGATTGATACGATGTTGTACATTCTTACACCGCGGCTTAATTGTGAGGCAATGTAAAGCCGGTTCCCGAAAACAGTAACATCCTTATAAAATCCGCCCGGTATATAGGATCTTTGCTGAGGGAGGAAACTATTATTTCCCGGTGCAATATTATAAATATATAATCCGTGCCCGCCGCATGCGGCGTACAAATAATCCGGAGCCGAGTGGTTAACGAACAGATCGTTCACTGTGGTTAATGGAATTCTGTTCTGAAGTATCGGAATTCCGGAATCGATAACATGATAAACTGAAAGATTAGTTGCGTCGCCGACATAGAGGGTGCCGTTAAAAGTTGCGTTCGGGGAAACGGCAATCGCTTCGGCTGAATTGAATCCGTCCAGGGAAGCAACAACCTTAGCATTTGCGAACGGATTATCGCTTGTTGTTGGATTGGAAGGATTGTTATCGTCGTCTTTGTTTTCGTCGCATCCAAATACACATAGAAAAATCAGAGTTATTGAAAGGGCGAGTTTAATATAGGATTTCATAATAATTGCTCCGCTCAACAGAAAAAATATTTAATTACAAACCCCCTGATTAAAATTAGAGATTATAAGAGACTGCTACAAGCGGAATTTAGTGAGCCTAATCAATCGCTCCGGCAAAAATTAAAGATCCGATTAATCTTTCTATTTTACTTTTTTAGACCCCGTGGTTATTTTGCAATCCAGGTTTCTGATACTTAAAAAGGTTCTATTGATCAATCTCAGTGAAATAAAATCCGCCTGGAGAATCAGTCTCTCCGATTCCAGTTTCCGTACCCGCTTTTTTATTACGGCAGCAGTTTTAATCTTCGTACTTCTGAGTCTAGCCCGTTTTCTTGATTACAATGAGGAGCTATCAGGATTTGCTTTTAAAGATCCGCTATTGAGCTTATTCGAACCGATCGACTTGACCTGGTTTACATTCGGACTTATCTATATATCGCTTATTGTTGCGCTTGTATCAATCTCACATTACCCGGAAAATCTTTTAATAGCACTTCAGTCATACAGCCTTGTTTTCTTTTTCCGGCTTTGTACAATTTTTCTTTTACCTCTGGACGAACCGTCATCTACTATATCCCTAACCGATCCTTTCGTAGAGTTTTTCGGCGGTGGTGAGACTCTTCACCGCGACCTTTTCTTTTCCGGTCATACAGCAACAATGTTCATTTTTTACCTTACCAGCGTCAATAAGACGATGCGAAAAATATTTCTTTTTGCTACGGTTCTTGTTGCTATTGCCGTACTTATCCAGCATGTTCATTATACAATCGACGTGGTTGCCGCTCCGTTTTTTGCTTATACCTCCTACAGAATCGCTCTTTTGATTTCGTCTGGGAAAAAAATCTTTTAAAACAGGGAATTATTTTACAGGTATCAACGTTTTGTAATCATCAGAATTTAAGAATTAATATGGTTTCAGAAGCAATATACCTTCATTATCTCGATTCCCTCTTAAAAGGGGATAAAAACCAATGCCTTCAGATAGTCTCCAATCTGATTAAAAGCAATGTTCCCCTTAAGGAAATTTATATTCAATTATTCCAGCGCTCTATGTATCGGGTCGGTCAGATGTGGGAAAAAGAACGATGTACTATTGCCGATGAACATATTGCAACCAAGATTACCGAATCGCTTATTGAATCGATTACATCTCAATTTATGAACGGTCACCACCTTGATAAACTTGTAGTTATTACATGTATCGATAAAGAATTTCACGAACTGGGAGCTAGAATGGTGGCTGGATTTTTTGAAGTTAGCGGATGGAAAACTCTCTACCTCGGATCTAATACACCTCAATCGACGCTTATCGATCTTATAAAGGAAAAAAAACCGGATCTCCTCGGCATCTCAAATAATTTTTATATCAATATTTCCCGCCTCATAAAATTGATAGAACAGATCAGAATCGTTGCACCGGATTTGCAGTTGCTTGTTGGCGGACAGGCTCTGTCAGGCGGACAGTCGGAAATACTGAGTAAATATCCTAATGTAAAATATATTGCTTCGCTTGACGAACTTGAAGAGTATATTTCCTATCAAAGCGCACTCTGACAATTCCGGTTTTTATACTGGAAATTAATTTCATTATTTTTCACAAGTATTATTTTTATCCATCCGGAGAATATATGAAACGTGCTTTATCACTCTTCAGTATAATAATTATTATAATAATGACGGGTTGCTCAACTGGCGAACGGGAAATAAAAGATATAATAAAACCGGTAAACCTGATTGCCGGCAGAACCGACTCCCTTCTTATTTCAGATCTTTTTTATGCCGAACATTATCAACCAGTCTTTTTGCAAAATAATAATGTGAAAGCAACATATAGTTCCGGAAGCGGGATGGTCTACTTTGCCGCAGCAGAAAATTTTTCAGGAATGACACTGGTCGATTTTGAATTTGATGACCGGGTCTATTCGATTCCGGTGAGGTCAAGAATTCAGCAGAAGTACAGGTTTTCTTATAAGCCGTTAAAGGAATATAAGGTTTTAAATCTGTTCGGAAGTTTCAACGGATGGGACCGCGGAAATCTGCCGATGAATGACAATGACGGCGACGGAATTTATGAAACCGAAATTCCTCTTGAACCGGGCCGGTATCAATACAAGTTTTTCGGCGACGGGGAGGAACTGATCGATCCGCTCAATAATGTAAGGGTTCCTAACGGCATGGGCGATTTTAATTCTGTTTATACTGTTGATGAAAGCGGTGAGAAAAAAGTGTTTCTTCACATTAACGGTTATAGTGAATCAGGCGGCAAAGGGATGTTCCTCTTTGTTTATGAAAGTGCATCGGAAGGAAAAAATCTTTCTTCCGAAAATGTAATTGGGCTTCTCAACAATCAAAAATTGACTGAAGGAGAAATTGAACTTAACGGCTGGAATATTAAGCTTACAATTGATATCGAAAAATTACGGAACGCTCAACTTCTTAGAGTTGCTGTTTCGGAAAATGGAAATGTTTCGAATTTACAGTCGGTATTTCTTGTGGATGGTAAACCGGCTCCGGGAAACAACAAGTTCTTGTGGAACGACGCAATAATCTATTCCCTTATGATTGACCGTTTTAACGATGGGGATGAAACTTTAAACGATCCTATTCTTCACGATTCCCTTTCGATGAAAGCGAATTATATGGGAGGCGATTTTAAAGGAATTATCAACAAGCTGAACGAAGGATATTTCGACTCACTGGGAATCAACACGATCTGGCTTTCGCCTGTATACGATAATCCGAATACCGCGTATAAAGAAGCGCCCGCGCCGAGGCGGTGGTTCTCGGGCTATCACGGTTACTGGCCTGTTAGTTCAACAACAACCGAGGAGAAGTTCGGCACTATTAAACAATTAAAAGAACTCGTAGCCATTGCCAAATCGAAAGGAATTAAAATACTTCTTGATGTCGTTGCCAACCATGTTCACGAAAATCATCCGCTTGTAAAAGAAAAACCGGATTGGTTCGGAGAGCTTAAACTTCCGGACAGAAGGCTGAATCTCCGCTTGTGGGATGAGTTCCGGCTGACTACCTGGTTCGAACCCTATCTTCCGAAATTCAACTATGTTAAGTCGGAAGAGGCAATTGATTTTATGGCATCGAACACAATATGGTGGATGAAGGAAACGGGAGCCGACGGATTCCGGCAGGATGCCGTTAAACATATGCCCAATCAGTTCTGGCGGGAGCTTACAAGAAGGATTAAAAACGAAATTGAAATCCCGGAAAACAAAAAAGTTTATCAGATCGGCGAAACATTCGGCAGTTACGAACTGATAAGCTCTTATGTAAACAACGGGCAATTAACCGCGCAGTTCAATTTTAATGTTTATGATGTGGCCCTTCCAACGTTTCTTGATGATAATATTTCCTTTACATCGCTCGATTCAGAAATTAAAAAATCTTTCCTCGTTTACGGCGAGAACAATTTAATGGGAAATATTATGGACAGCCACGATAAAAACCGTTTCATGGCATTTGCCGACGGAGATCTCGAAGCTACTCAATGGAGCGCGATTGAAGAGGGCTGGAATAATCCGCCTGAAGTTGATAACCCGGATAATTATGAAAAAGCAAAATTATATTATGCTTATATGAATGCGATTCCCGGCCTTCCGGTAATTTACTACGGAAGCGAGTTCGGAATGACGGGTGCTTCCGACCCTGATAACAGGAGAATGATGAGATTCGGCGAACAGCTAAGTATTCACGAAAGCAAAATGCTGAATGATGTAAGAAGAATTATTAATATCAGAAAAAATCATTCCGCTCTCCGGTACGGCGATTTTTATACTCTGGCGTCAGATGAAAATATCTATGCATTTATCCGGTCCGATTTGAATGAAAGAGTCCTGGTGATCTTAAATAAAAGTAATAAGGGACAGAATATTCAACTGAAGATCCCCGATCATTATAATGTACAATCAACTGAAGATCTGGTTTCGGGTGAGAAAAAGGAAGTTGTAAACGGCACTATCACTTCAATAATACCTCCTGTAAGTTACAGGTATATTAAATTGAATTGAAAAACGAAACATCAGGTTAACCATGAAAATAGCTTTAGTGCAGCAGTCGGCGTGTGAAGATAAAAATATCAATATAGAAAAAGGCGTTAAGGCTGTCCGGTATGCTGCATCCATGGGCGCCAAAATTATCTGCTTTGCGGAACTGGCTTTCACACAATTTTATCCTCAGAAGAAGACAGCTGATAATTTTAAAAATCTTGCCGAAACCATTCCCGGCCCCACCACAAAAATATTTACCGACCTGGCAAAAGAGCTGAACGTAATCATAATTCTAAATTTATATGAAATTGAAAACGGGAATACATATGACTCCTCGCCTGTAATTAATGTTGACGGCGGAATTCTTGGAACTACAAGGATGATTCATATAACTGATTACGAGAACTTTTACGAAAAAGGATACTATACACCCGGTGATAACGGAGTAAAAGTTTATAACACGGAATTCGGTAAAATCGGAATTGCAATTTGTTACGACCGTCATTATCCGGAATATATGCGCGCACTCGCATTAGCGGGAGCGGAAATAGTTTTTATTCCCCAGGCCGGATCTGTAGGAGAATGGCCCGATGGATTGTATGAAGCCGAACTGAAAGTTGCATCGTTTCAAAACGGGTATTTTACAGCTCTCTGCAACAGGGTCGGTCAGGAGGAAAAATTAATCTTTGCCGGGGAATCGTTTGTCTCGAATCCCCACGGTAAAATAATCGCGAGGGCTGGAAGCTTAACCGATGAAATATTAATCTGCGAAATTGATCTTGCTGAAGTAGAAAATTCGCACGCAAAAAAATTATTCTTCAGGGACCGTAGGCCGGAATTATACTCAAAATGGTTTAGCCGGATTGAGTGAATTTCCGCGGAACTTCATTTTTCAATTTCATGTTATTTTTACAAAAAGGAGAAGTTTATGAAATGTCCTAACTGCAACGTTAATCTTGTAATGTCCGAAAAAAAGGGAATTGAAGTCGATTACTGTCCCGAATGCCGTGGAATCTGGCTAGATAAAGGGGAACTCGATAAAATTGTTGAAAGGTCGATTGATTTTGAGCCCCAGCAGAATATTGACAACGACTTTAACAGGAACGATTACGGCTATCAGAAAAAATATGATGACGATTATTATAAGAGAAGAAGAAAAAAATCCTTTCTTGGCGAGCTATTCGATTTTGATTAGTGTAAAAAGGGGACGCTTATAAAAAGCGTCCCCCGGTTTTTTTATTTGATCAAATAAATTTCATTCTGTCTTTCAGATAACCACTCAATACCGTCTTTTGTTACAACCACCATTTCTTCAATTGTTGCTATACCGTAATTTTCAATTGTAAGGCGCGGTTCAATTGTGAATACATTCCCCTCTTCAATTTGAAGGTAAGGCAGATTATTGTACCGCTCCCACTTCGGACCCATTAAACATCCCCCGTCGTGGCAAGCCCTGCCGACCTGGTGACCGAGGCCGTGCGGGAATTCGTCGTAACCGTTTATCTGTATGTAATTGCGGGCGACTTCGTCAATCTCCCAACCTTTTTTGCCCGGTTTCATTGCATTTGCCGAGCGGGTAATTGATTCTCTGATAACATCAAATCCTTTTTGAACTTCATCGGGTGCTTTTGTTTCGCCCGGACGCAGAACATACCAGGTTCTCTGAAGATCGGAGCAGTAACCATTCATCTTTATTCCGAAGTCCATATTAATCACATGCCCCGGTTCTATCGTTCTGTCGGTAGGGCCGGCATGAGCGCCGGCAGTATTCGGACCGGAGAATACGGAAGGGCAATAATCCTTATCCCACGCTAACTGATATCCTTTCCTGTCTACAATTTCCCGTACGAAAGAGGCGACCTGTTTTTCGGTCAATCCCGGCTTGAGAAATCTTGTAACCTCGTCGAAGATAACAAGTGTTTCTTTAATAGCCTCTTTGATATTGTTTATTTCAGACTGGGATTTTCTACCCCGGAGCGCGGCAACGATCTCTTCGGAGGAGATAAGCTTTGAGGCGTAATCGGTTCCGTTGAAATGATCCAGCAATTCGAGATATAATCCGTATGTCATTCCGTCTGCAAGACTTGAGTTGCGCGAAAAGTTGATAGCGATCTTATCGGGTTTAATATGATTGATCACTTCAAGAAATTTCTCTTTGATCGATTTTAGATACGGGTGAATGTTTTTATATGTGCCTACCTGTTTCATATTTTCAAGCTCTAGAGACCCTATAATTGCATGTGTCTCGCCAGTTCGTGTAATAATAAATGCCGACTGCCAGGTAGCATTGGTTCCAACAATCATATCCAGCATCGGGTCTTTAATATTTCCGGTCTCTCTTACGAAAGTCATCCACATATCTATCTCTTTTTCTTTAAGTATCTTAACCGCCTGGTCGATTTTTTCCAGTACTAATTCCTTGCTCATTTGTTCACCCTAATTAGTTAAAATGTATTGGTAAAAATGCCTAATCTTGATGGAAAAAGCCAAACCATAGTATCAGGAAATCGTCTAATTTCCGGGTAATTTTTTTATCCGGGATATAATTCAAGCTGCTTCAGAGATTGGAATCATGTTGGATTTATTTGCTACTTTAAGTACTGCAAGCAGAGTGAGTTAACTATTTTAATTATAATAAAGAGGTCAAAATGAAACGTCTCTGTCTCCTCATACTATTATTAATTCCTGCAATTTCATTTTCACAAATCCGTTTTGCATTCGATCCATCGCTCTCCCCCGACGGGCAAAATATCGTTTTCAGTTATGAAGGGGATATATGGACAGTTCCTTCCGTCGGCGGAACAGCATATAGACTGACGGGAATGGACGGCCTTGAAACCGGCCCGGTCTACTCGCCCGATGGAAAATGGATAGCGTTTTCCGGTACACAGGAAGGAAACCAGAATATTTATGTAATGCCCTCTGAAGGAGGAAAAATTGTACAGCTTACTTACCATAGCGCAAGTGATGCTGTGGAATCATGGAGCTGGGATTCTAAATACATTTATTTTACTTCCAACCGTTATAATTCCGGAACCACTTATAAAGTTTCTGTTGGCGGCGGGACACCGGTTCGCCTATTCGAAAATTATTTTACCTGGGCTCACAATATTTCCGAGCATCCGAAAACAGGCGAGATCTTTTTTAACGATACTTGGGAAAGCTCAAACTTCGCAAACCGTAAACGCTATAAAGGCGATTTCAATCCCGATATTAAATCATACAATCCCCAAAACGGTGAATATAAGATTCACACGACTTATATCGGAAAAGATATGTGGCCAACAATCGATATGGACGGAAATATTTATTTCGTTTCCGACCAGGCCAACGACGAATACAACCTTTACAAACTTGAAAACGGAAAAAGCAGACAGCTGACAAACTTCGGTACTTCGATTAAGCGTCCGCGGGTAAGTTATAACGGAAAAAAAATTGTTTTTACAAAAGACTATCAGATTTTTATTTATGATGTTAAATCCGGCAGCTCCAATCTGGTTGACAGCAGGATCTTCGACAACACAACTCTAAGCCTTTCCCAGGAATTTAACGTTAAGGATAAGATTACAAATTTCAATGCTTCACCGGACGGTAAAAAATTTGTATTTGTTTCGAGAGGTGTAATGTTCGTGTCGGATCTTGAAGGGAAGTTTATAAAAAAAATTAATACAGATCCGGCTGAAAGGGTAGCCGAAGCTTTATGGCTTAAAGATAACGAAACAATACTCTTTAACAGGACTGTGAAAGGATGGCTCAATCTGTTTACCGTAAAAGTTAACGGGGATCAGAAAGAAACTCAGCTTACATTCGATGGAATGAATAACCGCGAGATAAATTTTAACGACGAGAGAACTCTGGGCGTCTATTTCAGCGGAAGAAACGAGTTGAGAATGATCGACCTGACAAGTTTAAAAAGCGAAACGATTGCAAAAGACGAGTTCTGGGCCATCTATGACGCCCCCGCTCTAATTTCTCCCGACAACAAGTATATTGTTTATACGGCATACAGAAATTTTGAGCAGGATATTTTTATTTATGATATCGATAAAAAGAAGTCGACAAATATTACAAATACCGGTGTAACGGAAACAAATCCGTTCTGGTCGCCGGACGGTAAATATATATACTTCGAAACCGACCGTTTGCAACCGGGTTATCCGCGGGGAGTTCAAAACTCTGATATCTATCGAATTCCACTTCAGAAATATGACGGGGAGTTCAGATCGGACAGATTCGGGAAATTATTTACGGACGCTAAGAAAGACACGAGCAAGCCGAAAGTGGTTATCGATTTTGAAAATATAAAAGACCGATGGGAAGCCGTTGCGTCACAGACGGGAAATCAAAGGTCGGCGTTCGTTATTCAGAAAGATGATCAGACCACGCTATTATTCGTCTCTAATCATAACGGGGAAAATAATATTATATGGCAGACAACATCTAAACCGTTCGACAGGACGGAAACAAAAATTATAGAGGGAGCTAAGAG
This Melioribacteraceae bacterium DNA region includes the following protein-coding sequences:
- a CDS encoding phosphatase PAP2-related protein encodes the protein MINLSEIKSAWRISLSDSSFRTRFFITAAVLIFVLLSLARFLDYNEELSGFAFKDPLLSLFEPIDLTWFTFGLIYISLIVALVSISHYPENLLIALQSYSLVFFFRLCTIFLLPLDEPSSTISLTDPFVEFFGGGETLHRDLFFSGHTATMFIFYLTSVNKTMRKIFLFATVLVAIAVLIQHVHYTIDVVAAPFFAYTSYRIALLISSGKKIF
- a CDS encoding lamin tail domain-containing protein, with product MKRTKILILFLFLYLPLNSIISQSGSALTFNEILFYPVETNGEFVEIYNTSATQSIDISGFKFKYYTSSPNNLVPVSGGTLLGPGGFAVILQGNYDYANGIYKTLIPAGTIIMKTSGSNFGSSGMANTAGREVSLLNNAGEIVETYIYSANNTAGISDEKIIPDKNNTAVNWSNGNIVNGTPGRKNSVSPVDYDLAISFKRHIPQIVTAGDSLFLEFVIRNQGRLRADSFSFEVYYDSDRDSIEESNEAIYTLNNSILPDDSLQIPVPFYPQTSGEYIFIGKINFAVDERSSNNTTFIKITVSDKLALQGEIVINEIMYAPLGDEPEWIELYNNSERSINLKNWRAGDKTATVLISATDYELTPSEYLVISKETVITELHNITSRLLIRSLPTLSNSGDDVLVSDLYGRTIDSVKYLPSWGGNSGGRSLERKSADTIALNQSNWGSSTSIKRSTPGRVNSISEKEFDLEIYSVITVNQFAEIGKDFNFTVWIKNSGNAGAVNFNLILFRDKNFNRIGEADELISSTSIESLESDHSKSIQLICNDFETGSNQFIVFLDYPVDQFTENNSFVFNINGVELNEVRGDIVINEIMYAPHSPEPEWIEIFNRSSKIINLKNYIIGDNSSYITITDYDFMLQPEEYAVVSKDSVIFSIYGNSGKIITAVIPSLNDGGDRIVLLDSLGRIIDSTYYSPVWGGSSGRSLERIAAEKSSTDSTNWKTTKAERGTPGRINSISKKNYDIALMSESINPAKPVIGQEVRINIHFRNPGKNPARFICRFYEKLNNGIKLLLKEEYIEVPSIEDTGFYFSQMEFIIESLTAKRTFEYFADYKLDEDTTNNRYQFSVIPGYPKNSVVLNEIMYNPVNGEPEWIELFNRSSYDIDLEGWSVSDFLTTPLKTKLQSGGITVPAGTFLVISKDSVINNFHRSIPSQLLINTFANLNNDADAVIIRDANEETIDSVRYDKSWGGENGKSLERISITGTSGERLNWGSSTDIELSTPGRINGLAPKDYDLTISGISIVPLYASFDEDVSIAANVFNNGTKSADHFTVQFYFITGNDTSFYCNGSGSNLSAKDSVLILSSNRIKLDNPRRVYCKIIFEKDLDNHNNFYVADVNSGYGRNTVLINEIMYTPLAGEPEWIEIVNCSSEPVNLKGWKISDLLPLPIPVLISSQDVILNPGSYAVITTDTASFMFYPPENFLQVKFGSLGNTSEGILINDFRGAIIDSILYSSKWGGAKGFSIERRAFNKSGSDSTNWMTSINRFGATPGFRNSVTEIPELARGALVINEIMFDPAEGNCEFIELLNTTLDTVQAGGMNLLIGPDKKIPLSQCYLNLAPGRFLVFARDSTIEKNYSFAYESNFIINSSLGLSNDGSYLVLIDAHHKVIDSVNYNSGWHNRNITSTKNRSLERLNPYLDSNDRSNWSSSVAPEGATPGKENSVFAETIASETNVKLIPNPFSPDSDGHEDFTTINFNLSRKLAQVRICVYDSRGRKVRTLNNNNPAGPNNSLIFDGMDENGRPLRIGIYILLIEIVTDSGETEKIKTPVVIARKL
- a CDS encoding CoA-binding protein yields the protein MNTEQLIDQFLKQKRIAVAGISRNPQGAVGNLVYKKFKNAGYEVFAINPKADEIEGEKCYRTLKDVPGKPDAVFLSTHPDQSLNVVKECAGLGIKNVWFHRSFGKGSYNEAAEKFCRDNGIDPIIYGCPMMYIAPVDFGHKCIRFFMKVGGKLK
- a CDS encoding cobalamin-dependent protein (Presence of a B(12) (cobalamin)-binding domain implies dependence on cobalamin itself, in one of its several forms, or in some unusual lineages, dependence on a cobalamin-like analog.); translation: MVSEAIYLHYLDSLLKGDKNQCLQIVSNLIKSNVPLKEIYIQLFQRSMYRVGQMWEKERCTIADEHIATKITESLIESITSQFMNGHHLDKLVVITCIDKEFHELGARMVAGFFEVSGWKTLYLGSNTPQSTLIDLIKEKKPDLLGISNNFYINISRLIKLIEQIRIVAPDLQLLVGGQALSGGQSEILSKYPNVKYIASLDELEEYISYQSAL